In one window of Gossypium hirsutum isolate 1008001.06 chromosome A01, Gossypium_hirsutum_v2.1, whole genome shotgun sequence DNA:
- the LOC107916930 gene encoding zinc transporter 1, with product MAHFQLFSLKILQIFSLLLILLYPATVSCDCTCDKEDIQQNKAEALRYKLGAIAAILVAGAIGVSLPLLGTRIPALRPENDIFFMIKAFAAGVILATGFVHILPDAFESLTSPCLKESSPWGKFPFSGFIAMMSAIGTLMIDAFATGYYERQHLSKHKHVNAADEEHAGHVHVHTHATHGHAHGSASPSQELVLPELIRQRIISQVLEVGIVVHSVVIGISLGVSQSPDTIRPLVAALSFHQFFEGMGLGGCISQAQFKSVSVAIMGTFFSLTTPLGIAIGIGISSFYRDNSPTGLIVDGVFNSASAGILIYMALVDLLAADFMNPRLQSNVRLQIGVNLSLLLGTACMSVLAKWA from the exons ATGGCTCATTTTCAgcttttttcattaaaaatcttgcagattttttctcttcttctcatcCTCCTTTACCCTGCAACAGTCTCTTGCGATTGTACTTGTGATAAGGAGGACATCCAACAAAATAAAGCCGAAGCACTCAGATATAAACTAGGTGCCATTGCTGCCATTCTTGTTGCCGGGGCTATTGGAGTTAGCCTCCCATTGTTGGGGACACGAATTCCTGCGTTAAGGCCCGAAAATGACATATTCTTCATGATCAAGGCTTTTGCTGCCGGTGTTATCCTTGCAACGGGGTTCGTTCACATCCTCCCGGATGCTTTTGAAAGCCTAACTTCACCATGCCTTAAAGAAAGTAGTCCATGGGGGAAATTCCCTTTCTCTGGTTTCATTGCCATGATGTCAGCGATAGGGACATTAATGATCGATGCATTTGCGACAGGGTATTATGAGAGACAACATCTAAGTAAGCATAAGCATGTTAATGCTGCAGATGAAGAACATGCAGGTCATGTACATGTTCATACACATGCCACACACGGTCATGCTCATGGCTCTGCTTCCCCATCTCAGGAGTTGGTTTTACCAGAGCTTATCCGTCAACGTATCATATCCCAA GTGTTGGAGGTGGGAATTGTGGTTCATTCCGTGGTGATTGGGATATCTTTAGGTGTTTCTCAAAGTCCTGACACAATAAGGCCACTGGTAGCAGCCTTGTCTTTCCATCAGTTTTTTGAAGGAATGGGTCTTGGTGGTTGCATATCTCAG gcACAATTCAAGTCAGTGTCGGTGGCAATCATGGGAACCTTTTTCTCCTTGACAACCCCTCTGGGGATTGCAATAGGTATAGGAATTTCAAGTTTCTACAGAGACAACTCCCCAACAGGGCTTATAGTGGACGGAGTTTTCAATTCAGCTTCAGCTGGGATATTGATATACATGGCTCTTGTTGACCTGCTTGCTGCGGATTTCATGAACCCAAGGTTGCAATCCAATGTTAGGCTTCAAATTGGAGTTAATCTTTCCCTTCTCCTCGGGACCGCTTGCATGTCTGTTTTGGCCAAATGGGCTTAA